TCTGAGAGAAAATGTTCTTCCAGTTTTTGTGTACATAATCTGATTCCATCGGTCTCTCAAGAGTGAGTGGTCCAGAGCGGACAGTGATGGCTTGGGGAGAACAGTGGAGATGAAGAGAAATGAACTGATTCAGGATTGAGTCAGGGGGGAGAATCACCAAGATTTGGTGATAAATCTTGGTAGGCCCTATTATGACAGGAGGAAGCGCTAACACTGCTAGAGCGAAACTGTGAAGGAAGACTGCTGTAAAGGGTTTCTTAATTAGGGTGGAAAAGAATGAACTCACCCAAGCAATGGCTGCTCATGTACCTGAGCCCTTATCACCTGCTCTAGCATCAATGTAACAGCCAACACAGTGGTTGCATTTGAGGTTACTTGGTCTTTATACTCATTCTCCAGGATTCATCTGGATTCCGCAAGGACGAGGTTGGCCAGATCAACAACCCTGAGGTCGTAGAACAAGagtaaaaacaacttttaaaagctTTGTTTAATCTACACTGAGAGGTTGGCCCCAGCTGGATACCCCCCCCACACACGTGCACAGACAAGAATGAGTAGTAAGTATCCTgcataaaagataaataataaatggtCAGTGTATATTCTAAGAGGAACAATGCCTACTTCTCATGAGGGGCTCAGAAACAGATATAAATCTCTAACCCCTAGGGAGAATCAAGCAAGgttggcaaagagagaggaagtccCATGTTCCTGGGTGGGGTGCAGCAGTGAGGGCATGCAGAGGCTTCAGGGACCAGGTGGCATCCAGGCCAAACAACCATGAATGGATGGATATCAACCTTATGGAGGGAGGAGGCTTCAAGGCTGAAGGAATCAAAACAAGTCAGGATACAGGGTGTAGAAGTACTGCCTGTTTAGAAAACAACAGAGCATTTGTTTTCAGTTAGGAGGTGTCATCTAATAAGCAACTGtaaacacagagaaaggaaaaatctcacCTAGGGAGCACCACACTCAATGCCCTTCTGTACTTCCCAAAGGCAGCTCAATAGCGAATCTCATTGGCCTCTGTAACCCAACAACAGGGTAAAATGTCTTCCCAAATGCTAAGGCTCCCATGATTTTTGAGGATAGGGAGTTTGCTGAGGGTCATCCTATAGCCCACTCCCCACCCAGAGGCCTCAGTCCCTTGGTATCAATGTCACTCATTAGCAAGAACCATCCTTAGTGGAAAATTCAGCTACAAAAATCCAGAAACAAGAAAGACACAagcaaattcaaaatgaaaagagatgatCATAGCAAGCTTTAATGTTTCATACTGCATATATGCCTCAAGCATCACACTGAAAACAAAGTCTGCCCCCTTACTTACAGTGATTCATCACTGGAGAACATAACAAAACTTGGCTTATTACTGCTCCTACTACACATCTCCACTCCAAAAATTGGAAAAAcaccacacaaaataaaaaggttagtCCAAATAAAAGTCAACATCAACGTAAGGATCGTACCACATTATTACTATTCTAACTTACGATATTGTAACCCTTTCAACCTATTTACAAAATATCCTCATTCTAAGAGCTACAGATGCATTACAAATATCACTGTATTAGATTCTTCTTCTTGAGGTAATTTAAAGTCTGAAGCATGcaaatttacctatttttctgCACAACTACTGAGGGATAATTGTCATGAAAGGCCTACAAACAAAATCATCACCTTCTGATTCTTAGATCAGATCATATAAGCTAATCTAAAACTGGAAACACGAAGAGACTAAGTCATACAAAAACAGTAAgtacaaacagaaaaaagaaacatggaaaaggAAATCTGTAAGTGGCATCACACTAACAGTCTAAACTTTGCTACAGATGGGAAAATTTACTTGATTTACCAAAACTATATAGGCATTTTATAAAGTACTCAAAAAACAACACTtataaaaataaggggaaaatttTAGGTGAGCTCATCAACAAAAATCATCTTATTCTTTGGCAAAGAGTTCTTCCAAAATGTCATGTCCACAAGAAGTGATGTCTGTCAAGACTGTGTTTAGGCTGACTCACACACCAGATCACCTTCAGACCAGCTCTGACTCAGGTTTGCTTCATTGGTGCAGGGATATTAGCTGATGCCTGCTCGAGGTAGGCCAAAGAGCCCTGAGGGATCTCGGCTGGCTTTTTGTGCTGCACGTTGATGTCTTCCAGCACCTGCTGCCAATGCCTCAGTTTTGTCAAGTGCTTCTGGACCAGAGCATCTTTCCGCTGTAACTCATTCCTTAGTTCCGAGACATCCTACAAACGAAGACAACGAAGTAAGAGTAAGCTCATGAAAAGCGAAAACAGTTCCTGATCTAGTAAGAGCTCTAAGAAGTAATTCAAATCAAGAGAATCAATTAAACCATTGTATACCTATTATCCTGCCTGGCTCCACTATCTATAAACAACCTGCAGCAGCTCCTCCAATGGAAGATACCTGCCTAACACtgggagtttttatttttcattttaatttagtaaGTAATACAGATGTTCCAATATTCTGAAGTACCAAAAGGCAGTCTCTTTCCCATCCCAGTCCCCAGGCACCCAATACCTCCCTTCAAAGGCTACTGCTGAGATCTTTTACACTGAAAACCTGAAACATAAGGGAATAACTGTTTAAAAAGAGTCCAAAACCACTGTTCTATCAGTTCAGGATAAAGTGTTAAAATCTCATATTcaagagttttttaaaagaataccacCATTATAATTCTTTATTAAGGCCTGACCTCAAACACACCTATGTTCCTAGTCAAGTGCTCAAATCAGGAAATGATCTGacaagataaactaaaaataccATTTTACCCTTCATGTTCTCAATAGCTGGTATCAGTgaataaaaagaatgtttttaattaaCTGGGAGGACTTACTTCAAAAGTCCCCAAAACAAGCATTTCAATTTAGTGTTTCTCATTAGGGGCATCACAGGTCTCTTGGGCAAGATGATTCTTCTCCCTTCCACAATTCATTTGGCAGGCTTTGGCCCAACACACTGAATGCCAATAAAGCCTCCCAGTCATCATGGCAACCTCAACACATTTCCAAATGCCCCCGATCAAACAATTGAGATAAATGAAATCCTGAGTCTCAAGGAAGCTGgacaaaacatttaatttttgatTCCTTGAAGAAAACTTGAGCCCTTCCTGCGTCTAAGGCAGCTGGGGATACAAACACCCCAGTTTCTGTCCAAAATGAGCTTGTCATCTACATTAATGGTTTCTCCACTTTTTTCAAGCAGAACCTTTCCTGAAGGAAAAGTCTTTCATGAAAGCCAGCAAATTAAACTGCTCTGTTTGAGTCCATCTTTCCTCCACAACCCCTTGGCTCCACTACCTGCCCAGCTTGTCATCAACACTGACAACTAGCAACATTTGTATTCAATCTACAAAGCCCTACGATAACTCATGGGGAAAGGATATATATCTCATTTAAAGCACAGATAGAATCCTGACAACATGTGTTTTTCCTAAAAGTTAAGGAGAAATGTGAGTCCATACCTCTTTGATAACTTGCTCTGGTTTCTGGACAGATAACTGCAATCTTTTCTGTAGGAAAAAACATTCCGTCTGTCTTGCAATATCCAGAAATTTCTGGATACACTGATCAACACCTTATGAGAAAAAGgccaaaatattaagaaaaacccTAGACAAGTGTATCTCCCTCATAAATGAACAGTCAAAATATCAAAATGGCACCTTCCCACAGATGTAATCTGGAATTTTAATTCTGGTCACAGCAGTGATACTGACTCCCAACCCCCATGTATTAACCAACATTAAGTAGCACATAATTTGTGCTTTTATGAGTTGAATGATACCTCAGTACAACACAAAAGTTCTTCTGAAGAGAGATAATCCAGAGATACAGCAATTAGCATCATGACTTCCAGTTAAATGTAACATGTAAAATATggtacaaaaaaagaaacactggttGCCTCTGAGGCAAATTTGGCTGAAGTCAGGGAAGCACAAGAGACTTTTCTGTGTAACACCttcaaaaaataatcaaaacttaAGTTTTTGAAAAAAGCAGTATGCATTGTTGGTTGTCACTGACCTAtaccaaaatggaaagaaagctcATTTTAAGAGGTTCATTATGAGTGACATGTCAGTTAATAAACTGAACAAAGAACCAGCAGTATACAGAAATGACTGCATAAATCTTATTCCCTGGAAAAGTTCTCTCAGGATACAAACAGAACTGAAACACATCGAGTATATACTCAGTAATTAGGAAGCTTGCTGAAGGTAAGAACATAGTCTAGAGAGAGTCAATTCTTACCAGTTCTAATTTCTTCCTGATCCGTGCCATTGACATAGTCCTGACTCACAAGAGAAGCAAAGCAAGCCTGTGTGACccaaaaaaaaggtaagaaaaaataTGTCATTCACATGTCAAAAATCTTACTTCAGACTAAGAAATAACTTCTCTTGAAGTCATTCAATGAGCTGACAGAGTCCAGGTTTGCACATCAGCTGACAAGATATACTACTGCTGATGAAGAAACTTGGTACACTGAGTCCATCAGACCCTCAGAGGGAGACCTGCAAATGAGGCTGCTGGTATTTGCTAACACCACCACCTGGTCCCAACTCCTGCCACTCACCCCCTTCCTCGCAGTCCCATTCCACACCAGGACTGACACACAACAGGTTCCTTCACTGTTTGACAAATATTCATCAAGCACTTGCTATGTGGTACCACTGTATTAGCACTGATGGAGGAAAGAGAGATAGGTGGCGTCTGACTTTATGGGCCTGGTTTAGTGGTAAATCCTACAAAAGGCACCAGGGGCAGATCCACTGAGGAAGTGATACACAATTTGGAGGAGGAGACCTGGAAATCCAGAGAGAACATAAACAGCACACGGAAAAAAAGTCTTCTGTGGTCAGAGTAAGAGGAAACTGCAATGGAGCTAAGAGTTGAACATGCTGAGCTAGGAATAGCACAGTAAACCTTCTGACTTTATCTCAAGATTGACAGGTAGCCACTAACGGGTTTTAAGCATTAGAGCACTGGTGTCTGCTCTGGCCAAGACTTCTACAAGGCCAATCTTTCAGCAAGCCCTCATGACTGACAGCCACCTCATCTCAATGCTAAATGCTGCTCTAAAGCTTACCAAACCCTCTCCTTTATGGCTTGGCACCACTGCAAAGGCATCTCATCCTCCTCCCAGATGAATTTCGATGTCTTTTAATCAGTTACTTCCAAGTTTTTTAATGTACAGTCCCAGGTAAAAGCATTTTTCCCATGCAGCCCCAATAATAAATTCATTAACAACCTACATTCACGCTCTACTCTGCGATTATACACAGTATAAAACTCACACAACTAGGACTTAAAATGTGGAAAGGCAGCTgcaattaaaagttattttatttccacACAATAAAGGCTCATATTCCACTCTAGAGACCACTGAAAGCCATCTTATTTTTAAGCACCTATTTTTACCTCTCCTTTGTCTACCACTCCCCATTTCCCTTGCTAGAGGGGTTAACTTCTTGGGAATAACTCAGAATCTGGGTCATCCttgtctccctcactctctccagCTTCCCTTCTTTGCCCTCTAGTACCAAATTTCACACAGCAACCTTCACAGAAGTCCATCTCAGTTCCAAGAGTCCATTAGTTTGGAGCCATCTGAGGGTGGAGCCCAACGGAAAGAACACAGAACGTAGCAGTGTGACGTTACCTATCCTAGATGAACCAGTATTAAACACGCAGGAGTGCGGGGCTAGAGCGCTCAGGGCTCAAAAAAGGATGGAACAGATACAACAGACTGGGAACCTAGACGGGTCCCAAAGCTGGGGATGGGCAAACTTCAAGCCCACGTGCTTCCAGAAACATAAAGCTTACATCTGTGCCAGCAGACCTGAGCAGAATGCCGGTCACCACTCAACGTGGAAACTAAAGCAAGTGACTTACGTTCTCTGAGCTGTTCCCCGATTCATAAGCCTGATGTGGGCATCGCTGAAAGAGACAACTGCCCAGGCGCAGCTTATGTTTCAGGAAAGAAGGCAGGCTGTGAACACAGACGCCCCAGTCTCATCTTACCTCAAAAGAAGACTCCAACTCATCCACCAAGGTGCTGTTAGAAGTTCTTGGAGGGCCTGGCGCGGCCTGAAGAAGCGAAGCTTGGCCCCTGGAGTCCCCGGGGTGTCCAGGTGGCTGCCCGGAGAACATACCTCCCAGTGGGGCCGCCATTTCTGGAATGGCGCGCAAGAGGCGCCGTGCGGCTGCGCAGGCTGGCGCGCGCGGCGCACGTGACAGCCCTAGTCATGTGACATTGAGGGTCTCCGCAGGCGTCCTTGGGGCTCCAGGGAAACCACAAGTTTGAGAACTCtcgctttctcctcctctgccgGTAGGCGgccaggcttttctttttcttttcctaatttaagAATTAAAGGCTCTACCAGGATTCGACGCAGTTGTGGGGAGTGGAGAATCAGTAGCTACGGTGGAACTAGTCCTTTCCCCGGAGTCGGGTTACTCCTGTGCCCAAGTCCCGCCCTTGCACTTGAGATTTGGAGTGATTTTGGCCAAGGTTTTCTCTCTCTGGGCTCAGGTTAGCGTTTGGTAGGAGGGAGGCACCCATTCATTCCACAGTAATTGAGCCCTTACAGCGCACCAGTGACTGATCTACTCACTGTGGATATAACGGGAACAAACTGGCAAAGTTACCCCTAAGTTCTCTGTGCGAAGAGGCAGGTAACAGAAACACTACGTCTGTTTGCCTTAGATACTTATGGTTGCATTAAAACCACATAATGCGGTCTTTCAGTAACTTCCTTTTAGCATTCATATATCTTTTCAGAAGCTAAGGTTTCTTTTCCCATTATATTTTATGGTTATCCAGCACGTTGAGCCTTCCATGCCTTAGGCTCTATTTAATCTGGGGTTATAACAGTCACCCCCAAGTCTCTGTTGTCGTGTTTACTGTTTTTGTGGAAGAGagacaaacacacaaatatatatagcAATATCTAGTGGAGATAAGtgataagaagaaaaatgaaacccagTAAGCAAATGGCTAGTGATGGATTTGAGATGGGTAGCTGTCCTCTCAAAGAGATCTGGGCTAGAATGACTGGAATGAAAATGTAGCCAGAGAAGTTTTCTAGACAGAGGGGTCCTTGAAGAAAGAACCCGCCTGGCATAGTTAGGAACCACAGAAAGGCCAGTGGGGCTGGAGTGAGGGAGGCAGGGCAGTAGCAGCTTGAAAAAGCAAAGGCTCCCCTTTGCCCATCAGGTCTCAGATCAAAACTCATCTTCCCATCAGTCTAAATTAGCCCCACACTTCCAGCCACTTcaccatttaattttctttatagcacTTAATCATTACATGAAATTATGTGGTTCGTTTGTCTTCATTAACAAAGTCACCTAACACACATGCACCAATAGGAAAGCAAGCTCCATGAGATCAGGGCCTGCCTGTCTTGATCACCTGTATTCTTAACACCCCAAAACTGTCAGGCATAATTGTTGaccaaacaaaaatataaagccaTCAGGAAACTAGTGGGCTCCAGCAGTTCTCAAACTGTTCTGGGTCTTAGGACCCTTTTACACTCCCAAAATATTGAGTACTACAAACACGTATGGATTGTGTTGGTATTTGTTCAATTAAAACTTGGAATATGTAAAATACCTCATATTAAAACtgagaatttaaataatatattaaaaaataagccaGTTAATATTAGCAtcaatattttagtatttctcttttataaaacaaaaaaaaaaagaagagttgggCTTACTTCACTTGTTTGCAAAAGTAGAAGACTGACACTTCTCACTCTTGTATGTCTTCAACCCCAGTGGCCATCTGGGACTGCAAGAGAGCCTTGAGGCTGGGTGGTGATGCACATTTCCCACCCTGGATTTCTGGTGACCATGGGGctgcttcagttttggtttcTTTACTTCAGCCACCTTTTAACACTATTGTATTCTAAACTACTGCTGTTTTGGATTTGGTGCTTGCCATAGCCATGCCTGGTCCTCATGGATAGACATGGGTAATACCCATAGTTGAGCATGGTTGAGAGGAGTCAAAGGTTTGTGTAATACCTGGCAGCCAAATGTACCTGCAATGATAACTAAATTTCATCTCAGTCAGATTAGATAAGCACATGAATCCATGGCTAAGTCATGCCTTTTGGATCCCACACTCTGGTAAACACAAGAGTTCTGTTGTTCCTCTGTTTATAAAAAGCCTTCTACCAAGTCCCTGCTTCGCCTTCTGAGTCACTGAAAGAAATCGAATTCTAGTTTCCCTTCAAGAGCCAGTGGTTCCACCTCTCCATCTTCCCTGACAAAAGAGCTCCTGGACATGGATACCCAGAGGAACCTGTTTACTCACTATTCCTGCctgattttctttaattctaaCAAATAAAACAGATGTCTGCCCATATCCATTCCCTTTCTATAATCCACTTGAGACATATAACATCCTCTTAcatgtcaaatttttaaaatattaaaaattggggtgcctgagtggctttgTCCGTTatgtgtctaactcttggttttgtctcgggttgtgatctcagggttgtgagattaagccctacatcaggttctatgctcagagggagtctgtttgagattgagattctctctttgaccctctgccccaccaccacacacacattctctctaaaataaacaaaccttttaaaaataataaaatattaaaaataactccaGTAAACAGGTTTCTTATTAAATGCTTagtcctaaaaaaagaaaaaagtagagggATCCAAATCATGGGTAATTTGTTCACctagatacaaaagaaaagaggagagcttTGCCCTA
The DNA window shown above is from Neovison vison isolate M4711 chromosome 11, ASM_NN_V1, whole genome shotgun sequence and carries:
- the MED28 gene encoding mediator of RNA polymerase II transcription subunit 28, with the translated sequence MAAPLGGMFSGQPPGHPGDSRGQASLLQAAPGPPRTSNSTLVDELESSFEACFASLVSQDYVNGTDQEEIRTGVDQCIQKFLDIARQTECFFLQKRLQLSVQKPEQVIKEDVSELRNELQRKDALVQKHLTKLRHWQQVLEDINVQHKKPAEIPQGSLAYLEQASANIPAPMKQT